A region from the Salicibibacter cibarius genome encodes:
- a CDS encoding ABC-2 transporter permease → MKGLLLNQYYSVSTSFRNYVLLGVAIAAILIFSQNEFMQSFAEVLITIFIVTPALEVLKHESKSGWNKFVLTLPIKRAHVVQSHFLFFFMAMLSGLLVTTTMFVLADLVLGDVFTPLTMLSILNGGGIALLLGIVAYPLTYRWGAEKADTVLMLGVFVAVGLFLLSNWLYIEFIEEAFQGINHTLVFTAGFFVITLVLYIVSYGIALQVYKRKEF, encoded by the coding sequence TTGAAAGGTCTACTCTTAAATCAATACTATTCGGTTTCCACAAGCTTTCGAAATTACGTGTTGTTAGGTGTCGCCATTGCGGCGATTCTTATCTTTTCTCAAAATGAATTTATGCAGAGCTTCGCGGAGGTATTGATCACTATATTTATCGTTACGCCTGCCCTTGAAGTTTTAAAGCATGAGTCAAAGTCCGGATGGAATAAATTTGTGCTTACGTTACCGATAAAAAGGGCCCATGTTGTACAAAGCCACTTTCTCTTTTTTTTCATGGCAATGCTCAGTGGCTTATTGGTTACAACCACTATGTTTGTTTTAGCTGACCTCGTGTTGGGAGACGTCTTTACCCCTCTAACGATGTTATCGATCCTGAACGGCGGTGGTATTGCCCTTCTTTTGGGGATCGTGGCGTACCCGCTGACATACCGTTGGGGAGCAGAAAAAGCGGATACAGTGCTCATGTTGGGCGTCTTTGTGGCCGTTGGGCTGTTTTTGCTAAGCAATTGGTTGTATATAGAGTTTATAGAAGAAGCTTTTCAAGGGATCAATCATACGTTGGTGTTTACAGCCGGTTTTTTTGTGATCACCCTCGTGCTTTATATTGTTTCTTATGGGATCGCACTCCAAGTGTATAAAAGGAAAGAATTTTAA
- a CDS encoding ABC transporter ATP-binding protein — protein MSAILEVEALNKQYSGSSFALKDVSFAIPYGSIVGFIGENGAGKSTTMGSILGTLQKDSGSIQIFDEEMDPDKTNIKESIGVVFDDIHLPGGITVDKLGQVFNNIYQQWNQKTFDYYIDFFSLPKKKKISGFSRGMSMKLSVAVALSHDAKLLILDEATAGLDPTGRDELLDVLKTFVIGEERSILLSSHITSDIEKIADSLIFIKNGELLLKVEKETLLNQYAILQCKQYEFEHIEKNLIITYKRSGDEMEVLVSDREQVPASIKTKAFSIDDITLLLMRGEEV, from the coding sequence ATGTCAGCGATTTTGGAAGTAGAAGCGTTGAACAAACAATACTCAGGCTCTTCATTTGCTTTAAAGGATGTTTCCTTTGCCATTCCTTATGGTTCCATTGTCGGGTTCATCGGGGAAAATGGGGCAGGGAAATCAACGACGATGGGGTCCATTTTAGGAACCCTTCAAAAGGACAGTGGTTCGATTCAAATTTTTGATGAAGAAATGGACCCGGATAAGACAAACATTAAAGAAAGTATCGGTGTTGTCTTCGATGATATACACCTGCCCGGAGGTATAACCGTCGATAAGTTGGGCCAAGTGTTTAACAACATTTATCAACAATGGAATCAAAAGACGTTTGATTATTACATTGACTTTTTTTCCTTGCCGAAAAAAAAGAAAATAAGTGGTTTCTCTCGTGGGATGTCAATGAAACTTTCAGTTGCTGTTGCCCTATCCCATGACGCGAAATTGTTAATTTTGGATGAAGCGACCGCGGGTTTGGATCCAACGGGAAGAGATGAATTGTTGGACGTCTTAAAGACGTTTGTTATAGGCGAAGAGCGCAGCATTTTATTATCGTCGCATATTACGAGTGACATTGAAAAAATAGCGGATAGCCTGATTTTTATTAAAAATGGAGAGCTTCTGTTAAAGGTCGAAAAGGAAACATTGTTGAACCAATACGCCATTTTGCAATGCAAGCAATACGAATTTGAGCATATCGAGAAAAATTTGATCATCACGTACAAAAGAAGCGGAGATGAGATGGAAGTCCTCGTATCCGATCGTGAACAAGTACCCGCCTCGATCAAGACAAAAGCCTTTTCCATCGATGATATTACGCTCTTGTTAATGCGAGGTGAAGAAGTTTGA
- a CDS encoding ABC transporter permease: MDRSQSLRTIIYKDMLDLRWNGQVIVLLFCQVLIHFGLYNLDVQNVLPSFFAGFIATLLTMYVQGNLIVEESEQGTLKLLYQMKVHPIDIFIAKSVLTFTLSTIVFVVSAIVYGYTPISIFAGLLFISPLLLMFLCLGTILGTMSKNTIDVSLYGWPVILIYFLLEGIVSYNTDSNPGILLALPNYHMFHGLQLIEQQEVASAFAQHMYVPIGWALLIVMLTVRMIRRLFKH; the protein is encoded by the coding sequence ATGGATCGAAGCCAATCACTACGTACAATTATATATAAAGACATGTTGGATTTACGGTGGAATGGTCAAGTGATTGTATTATTGTTCTGTCAAGTTTTGATACACTTCGGCCTTTATAATTTAGATGTGCAAAACGTGCTCCCCTCTTTTTTTGCCGGTTTTATTGCAACGTTACTTACGATGTATGTACAGGGCAATTTGATTGTCGAAGAATCTGAACAGGGAACATTAAAATTGCTCTATCAAATGAAGGTTCATCCCATTGACATTTTTATTGCTAAATCCGTCTTAACGTTTACGTTATCAACCATTGTGTTTGTCGTTAGTGCTATTGTATATGGCTACACGCCGATCAGCATATTTGCAGGCCTTCTTTTTATTTCTCCATTACTTCTGATGTTCCTGTGTCTGGGTACAATCCTTGGCACCATGTCCAAAAATACCATAGACGTAAGTTTGTATGGATGGCCGGTGATTTTAATATACTTTTTGCTTGAAGGAATCGTGAGTTATAACACCGACAGTAACCCAGGAATTTTATTGGCATTGCCCAATTATCATATGTTTCATGGGTTGCAATTGATTGAACAGCAGGAGGTTGCATCCGCATTTGCACAACATATGTATGTACCCATCGGTTGGGCGTTATTAATCGTTATGCTTACCGTTAGAATGATCCGGAGATTATTCAAACATTAA